The genomic region gtatccGTTTAATTTCTGCATATTCAATATTGAACTGAAGCTGTTtaataattagattagattcgcATCACTCTGTGTTATTACAAGTGACAAAACACATAAGTCAATGGTTAACACAAAGCAGCAAATAAAACTGCCGGACAGTCATGTTTAATAGACATGCGCTCCCGCTCGTGCACCATGCTAGAGTCAGGGACGCGCTTGTGGGCGCGTTCACGTTGTGTATCCAGTGTGTGAGCGAGAGACCCACAATTCATCATCACAGTCCATTCAATTTGTACTCAGACGCTGACCCATTCAGAGCTCCAGCTATGGTAGGTTTAACATCGTTTGTATGTATTCTTGCTGGTTTAACAGCCGAATATAGACCCAATTTTAAGATATGGGGAAGTTTGTGTTcaatttgtgtttattttatagATGATCGTTCGTTTTAGCATCAAACGTAGCAAGCCGGCTCGGTGCCGCAGGAGCCGCTGTTAGCACCGGGGCTAACGAGAACTGGACAGCTAACAAAGCTTTCATACAGCGGCGAGGGATGTGCCGTGCGGTAGTTTTTAATAGCTAGATCTTGATAATAGTCCAGAAAAACCACTGACACTCCCAAACAACTGGCGCCATTTCGTTCATCTCGCCGTGTTTCGCCGACAAGAAATCATTGTCTGTGTTAACATGCACACCGCTGTCGTGACGCTGTTCACGGTGTTTTCACTGCGTCATGTTTCCGTTATTTCTCCTCTGCAAGTCGATGCTTATACATAATAACAGCAGCGCTGGCAGGTGCAGCAGCAGCCTCGGGCTAACCTGGCTAACGGTATTGTTAgctgagctagctagctagctagctaacgttgcgTTAGCACAGGCAGAACATGACACCCATTATGGCGCTtgctgtgatttttttgttctttgtctgTACACGGCTCCTTCGCCGGTAGTATGTTAGACGCTGGTTGTCTAACGTTACGTGCTCAAAATCAGGTCACAATTCACCCTCAGTGATACTTTATAGGTTTATGGCCGAGTTGCGCTGTGCCACTAAATGTGTGAATTGACCACCGAACAGTCAGTGTTTGAGCAGAGCTTTGCCTTATATAGCAAGCTAGCGCACACACGTGCGTGTGCTGCATTCATGGCCCCACCCTGAATTTGGTGCAAAGACCATTTTGTTTGGTGCTGGATTATAGCGTGAACGGATCTGCAATTTTATTTACTGCCATTTCCTTGTTGCAATTTTGCCATGTACATTTATTGGGATGTAGTTAATATTTACCGTAATTGTCACCATTATGTAACGCCAGTTTTGCAGTGTTGGATCCACTAGCTGAAGCTAACGGGCCGCTGCCTCTGGATCGCCATGGTCGGTACTGCGCATCTTCTTTTAGTTGCGCATCAAATTTGTACAACAGTTTGTACACACTGCACGCCCGTCACGCCATTCAACTCTTCTACCAAGAGGGAATAATTGacgtatttatttattcattcatacatatatagtcatcagtcatttatttattgtacaatacaaaacataaaatgtatggTATCGTGAAATATATATTGAGTTATACAGCAGTAGAATAAGGGCCTGCTGCACACTTTACCTTCTgcagtgttttaattttttaatccaaacctGCTGTCTGCTAGTGAAATTGACTCATATGAGGCCTGTAATTTTAACTGTTACTGCGTGTAACAAGGAATCCAAGACTTGGATTGTGAGTAGATTTTATATTGAGTGACTTGAACCTTGACTTCTGTAAAGAAACGTTTCCCTGGTTACGATTAGATAAGGTTAGAGCCTAGTGATCACCATGGTGATATTGGCTTGCTGctagaataaaaatataaacagaatATAAACACGTGAAGAACTGCCAAAGCATAACATTTCACTTAACAGATCATGTTTTTGCACAGAAAAAGGAGGTGTGCAAATCATATGATCATAATAATTTATCAGCATCACCATGGAGGAAGAATGCGGTGTGTCATGTGATGTCTTGTGTGCGAAGAGTGGGCCTATGCACATTTGTAAACCTCAGCACGtattttggagacatttttcCCATGTTCCTTACAGTTATAACAAAGTACAATTATTTTATGGATGGATGGGGATTAAGGAAGTGAGTATGGTTGTTGCTGGTTAATTATTACACTAAAATTCACTGTTATCTCTCAAACATGTCTTTTACGCCCTGAGCAAACATACAGTGCCTGCCTTTGCTGCTTTGCAGTCGGGTTCCTTTTCCGTCTTTCCTGCACCgttatttcctttttcattgtcttttttcCATTGACACGTTGCTGGTAGATAGCAGTTCTCTTCTCATGAGGCTGCATTTTCCTGTGATGGAGTGCCCTAAACAAAGTCAGAAGATCTGATTGAGTGAGTTATGGAGCAGCTGGGACTCTGCAATGTGACTTGTATTCTATATTTCTACAAAAGCCCCATTGTTTGGGACTGAACCCTGCCCTTATATGCTTAATTACTGACCACACCCACATGGTCATCTTTCTGGTAGAGATACATGGCTGCTCCTTCTGAAAGAAGGTAATGTTTTAAATCACTGCTCACTGACACTTGAAACACAACTGTTAGCTGGACGAGATGGACTTTGACCTGCATTACTAGCCACCTATTTTATTTGTTCCTCAGTATTCCTACAGTCTGACCTTATACATAATACATGGAATCAAAAGGCTGTACTGACTGAATCACCAGGGTGGATTTCATTTGGACTAACTGTGCTGATAATTAGAtcattttcagattacattacacAACTTAACTCTCCACCACCATGGCTAGCATGGTTGTCACTGCCACACCTTTGCATTTCAATCCTCCTTATCAGTGAGCCTGGTGAGGAACATtccgtgtgcgtgtgtgtgtgtgtgtgtgtgcgcgtgtgtgtgtgtcacatgcTGTCCTCTCAGGCCTTTCTTCAGCCTTATGTCTATTTACTGTGCTGAAGTCTACATTTCTGGCCTGTTAACACAATGGAAAAACGATCACTGTGGAGGTCTAAAACAAACTTTAGTCTGTAAATTATTTTGTAGATTAATTGTTTTGGTCAATGTGTCCCAATTTCCCAGAGCCAAAGTAGAGATATTCAAACACCTTGTTTTGTCCGACCAGCCATTCAAAACCTCAATATATTTAGTTTAATATTACAGCAAATGTTCACATTTGAAAATCTGAAACCAGCGagtttgtaatttgtttttgtttttagaaagtGACTTGAGGATCAAATGGTTATTGATGTGGACCTTTTGTATTAGCGTCCATTAACGTCATATTTACATCATATTTTCCCAAAATCAATTCAGGGATTTGAATACGTTTGACATTATAGGAATgaattttctccttttgtgtaAAACTTGATTGaattcaattatattttattttgtgaaaccTGTGAATAACTATTCTGGGGGGTGTACTGTACTAAAAGGAAGTTTTGCTTGCTCTTGGTAGGAATCGTTGGATTTCTGTCAGTAACATCACAGAGTCCTATCTAGACCTGTtcttatgaaaagcgcaatgagagttgttgtgatttagcgctacataaataaaattgaattaacaaAAATCTGGAAGAAATTACCCTTTACTGTGGCATCATTAtcggtttaaaaaagaaaaatctgggCAGTTGCAGAAATAGCAGAGGCATGTTaaactgtaaatacatttaactATTGAGTCAACAAATTGTTCTCTCCCCAGGCCTCCGGTGTGAAAGTCACAGATGAAGTTATCGCGGTCTTCAACGACATGAAGGTGCGTAAGGCTCAGGCGAACGAGgatgagaagaggaagaggaagaaggccATTCTGTTCTGCATGAGCAAGGACCTCAAGAACATTGTTCTGGATGATGGCAAAGAGATCCTGCTGGGTGACTTGGGAACCACCGTCCAGGACCCATACCAGCACTTTGTGAAGATGCTGCCCCCAGATGACTGCCGCTACGCCCTGTATGACGCCACCTATGAGaccaaagaaacaaagaagGAGGACCTGGTCTTCATCTTCTGGTGAGGGCTGTCATTATGAGACACTACATGGTTGAGTTGACATCATTAAGATAACATTTGGCTTTAATAATGTTTCTCCCCAACTTGCAGGGCTCCAGAAAGTGCCCCCTTAAAGAGCAAGATGATCTATGCCAGCTCAAAAGATGCTATCAAGAGAAAGTTTGAAGGTAAAtagcagtatgtgtgtgtgtatataactTTTGGTATTGTTGGACTCAGAAGacatctctctgtgtttttaagCTTACTTGATGGCCAAACTTGGTttaataaaagattttttttgtgtgtgtgttatcaaaataatagtaattctgacattttttaaacatgtttttatttcaggtatTAAGCACGAGTGGCAGGTGAATGGTTTGGAAGACCTCAAAGATCGGCACACCCTGGCAGAAAAACTCGGCGGCTCGTCAGTAGTCAGCCTGGAAGGAGCCCCTATATAAATATTGccctccccccttcccccctcctctctgGCTTGGATGGAGGCATTTCAGACACATCTGTTGGGTTTAGTGTTCATTCCAGTGTGGTTTGGAGAAGGGCAAAAGCAGAACCAGCACCATTTGCAGGACTCTCGGGGTGAGATATTGTGGGTGGGTTTGGGGTCAagtgacagtttaaaaaaaaaaaaaaattccactaATGCAGACTGTCATTCCAGTTCACGCAACATAAAGAATatgaacaaaacacacaaaggaaaaaCATTAAGATACGAGGAAGGAtgatgttaaaactaaaataCACATATTGTTCATGTTTAAGACAGGGTTGTGTTCTTTTGGGTTCCATTTGTATGATTGCagagaaagggacagaaaaTAGCCTTAGTGTTCCAACCATTGAATCCTGacaaatcttctttttttttttcNNNNNNNNNNttttttttttttgccaaacttCTAGTTAagttttgtaaatgtgtgtagttGAGACTAGTTGTAGTATGAACTAATTCACAAGATGTATCAACACCTTCTCTGGGGGGGAACCAaggttaaatatatatattttttgttttgttttgttatccatttgttttctttttgaacaTGCAAATTACAAAATTTGAGTGATTCCTTTTTATTTCCAGTTCTGGGTCTGAAACCATGGCATTTTATGTAGTTAACAGACAACATTCCTTGTATTTGTTAAAACCAGGATCTCCTTGAATTAAAATCTCTGGTGTTATGAAGGTCTGATGGGGAGCGATGTGTATATGAAAGACCAGCGGTCAAGAGTTTAGACTGAATATTGAATGGTGGATGTTTTGTATCGTCTCCTTATCTCTAATAAAAAGCACTAAACTACTGACTTGTTGctctttttaattgtttcatgtacattttgtaaaaacagaGCTGTTGGCCTACTGTTTCAAACTCCTGAGTTTCAGGTTTTGGTAATCACATTGCAGTTTCTCTTCATGGTTGTGGTGGGTGGCACCCATTATAAAATGTTACAAGGAAGATGCTCAGGCCTTACTGCATAAATGATTAAGTAATAACAAATCTGCTCATTCAATTCGATTAGGGATGCAACAAATTACAGTCATGACTCCTAAACTGAAATATTCAAACTACTTAATTTTGTACAACAGTCTAAACCCCACAGATATTAAGNNNNNNNNNNTAgaagatttataaaaaaaaaaaatgtaactactcCGTTTTTGTTTCTTGAAACAAAGGACTGGttacagattgtttttttgccaatcaGCTGATCAATTAATTCACCTCTAAATTCAGTTTTAAACCAAACAAGTATTCCTACATCCCTGCTGTTCAGTTCCATTGATGCTGCGGTACTTTTCCTGGCCACAGGAGGGCCCCCCAACACCACATCTGAAACTTCAAAGTCAAGACCACTGACACAATCACTGTTATAAATCtctgtttattaaaatatatcaagcatttttcaaaaaaataaaaattaacacTCTCCAGTCCACACGGAGAAGAGCATTCTATCTGCTGAAAGGTCAAGCGGTGTCCAAAATCAGTTTTTTATTCTGTGTATTACGTAGGTGTGTATGCAGATTAAAGGGAATAACCAAATGATCTTTGAAAACCTAAAGCAATACTAAACCATTTCCAAAAAATAAAGATGTAAAGATGAAATGTGTGTAGATTGCTTTCATCCACAGTAGGAAAATAATCTGGTACCTCTGACACACTACACACTAGGAAAAGTGTTTTTCCCCTCTTAAAAAGTGGCTTATGTTGATAATGTGGACTTTTATTAATCTGACTGGGCAAAAACATATTAAAGGATGCCGTGGTGATGATTatctcacagacagacagaggttaCAGGAGGCAAATTaaacacaggagagaaataaTTTAATTGATCTGCTCTACTGGTGTATCACTCACTAAAGGGTGTTATTTTTGTATAGATTTAATTCTTTTTCACTCGTCGTTCATTAGGGGAAAGAAGACATTTCACTCTGTATTTTTTGTGCTTTCTTGTATTGTCATGCTATACTTTAAAAACCTCCTCTTTGTTCTTTTGTCCTACTTAGTCCTGGACGCAGTCTAGTCGGTTACCATGCACCCAGTAACAGATCTGAGCAAATTTCAGTGGAGTGATGCGCACGGCCACATTGTAATCCCGGTTCTCTCCATCTATCTCCAGCCACTGGTGTCCAGAGAAAATGCCGATGACCTTCCTTTCCCAGCGTTCTAAACTGTTGTCCCACACTCTTCCGTACACTCCAGAGCCGCTGGCTCCAGGTCGTGCGTCACAGTGCTGGTATATCAGGTCACTGGACTCTTCTTCCACAGGACAAAACCTGTACACCAGCTCCCCGGA from Etheostoma spectabile isolate EspeVRDwgs_2016 chromosome 10, UIUC_Espe_1.0, whole genome shotgun sequence harbors:
- the cfl1 gene encoding cofilin-1, with protein sequence MFNRHALPLVHHARVRDALVGAFTLCIQCVSERPTIHHHSPFNLYSDADPFRAPAMASGVKVTDEVIAVFNDMKVRKAQANEDEKRKRKKAILFCMSKDLKNIVLDDGKEILLGDLGTTVQDPYQHFVKMLPPDDCRYALYDATYETKETKKEDLVFIFWAPESAPLKSKMIYASSKDAIKRKFEGIKHEWQVNGLEDLKDRHTLAEKLGGSSVVSLEGAPI